From Gossypium raimondii isolate GPD5lz chromosome 11, ASM2569854v1, whole genome shotgun sequence:
AACATTGATCATTTGCATACCTTGTAATGATATAATTCATTTCtaacatgtaaaatttatatactttgCAATTCAGTCCCTTGATTCCATATCAATTCTTACCTCCATAAAGCATACCAACACTTATACATTTATACacatacataatttaattccaaaaagTTATTAAACAGAAATAACctaatacgaacttacctaaacaaAATAGCAATAAACACCACACTGAGGACTACTCGACGACTTTCTCTTTTTTGCGATTATCGATCTGTTGATCCGTTTCTTGatctacataataatttaactcgattaaccattttaaataccttaaaatatctaaatacatgtatttgactcttaaataatattttatgttaataccctaaatttttaccttttattcaatttagtccttaaaatcgaaacttatatatttatcaCAATTAATCCCAATTCATGTTAGCTGAATTCTCTTTGACCCTCTTACAACCCATAATTAATGAAATCTTACAATAATTTCACActaaattcaatatattatcaatttaatccgaCATGGTTGgactattatttaattactaaatttttatataagtttataaaaggtatataaatattaatagaaactattatttaatataattttaaataaataataaaaacgaCTTTTTGAATTAGATGCAATACATTTTAACATATTGAATACAACAAAATGCACATTCAATGTGATCTAAACTTTCATGTACTTTACATAGCAAGTAAGGATTTTTATtgagaatattatatatattttttagaaaaatttattttgtaaaaatataaagttttaaacAAACCTAAAAAAGAGGCGAAgtcaaaaattttgtataagaagatagagataaaattataaaatttggagGATAAAACTAACAATCTTATATAAAAtcctcattttaaattattaatttttcaaaaattcaatttataatttttccatttaatcaaacgaaaaataaattgattttttttaaatttgggaggAGCTAtgaaaaaattttccatttaactAAGGACTAGTTTAGTATTGCTTTTAAGAAACacttttgagataaaaaaaatactaaataaattgCTTTTGAGaccaaaaaaaataactttgtAGAAGCActtttttttaaccaaaaacagaaatagaaaattttaatttttgctaaaaagtgttttttagctcgaaaacatttttaaaaaataatgctAAACTAATATAAGAGAAGGCATTCTCTGCCACCTTTGGCTATGCCCCGCTCAAAGGTtgaacatttaattattttgaattaatttaatttcaaatttgaaatattccataataaattatatttatttttatctatatctTTAATCAATTATCTTTACATTTATACAGGGACTCAGAGAGATAATGTGCTTTAACATACTCGAATTCACGTCCTCCTGCATTAGCAATAATATCTATGCCAATTTGGTCTTACTTACTTGgctaatttattcaaattcagaTATTCATTATTTGaacgtattttatttttaaatattttttgagcTTCCTGAATTTGAATATTAGGTAAATTCATATATccaataaataattcaattggatagattttgatttgaataataatacttgaatttaatacGGACAACAAACATAATCATGTTTTAAAGcatattttgaatttgaattcaaaatttacaacatTATAGATATTCAGCTTGCTGATATTTTAAGTAAGGGTAAGCGAAACttgattcgatttgaaaaaaaaattcgagttaatcgaatcgagttatttgatttttttcgagtcaactcgaataagtaatttgagttttgagttcgagtcgagttgaattttatagttcgaataacttgaataataaattagtgTAAATACCCCTTTGGTCTCTGTCAATTTTGAAGATGAACAAATTAACCAcactctcaacaaaaattacaaaaaaaaatcaaaatagtttttaaaattcaaaatttttataaaaatttaaaaaattatattttaaaaagaatataatttttttaaaatctaaagaatatataaagaaagttaaaaattttaaaattttctaaaataataattataagactcatataagttaattaatgatttaagcttatcacaatattttaatttgatatgtttagtttttaatttaagtcaaACAATTTCGTTCGATTCGACTtgacttgaatttcatttcatattgctcgattcgaaaaaaattcaaatcgaatTAAGGTGATAAAATAAGACTCAATAATTCGAAATTTTTTACTCAATTCAATCAGGTGATCATCACctaataaaaaaggaagaatCTAATAGAGCATTTGTTAGATGCTACAAGAAACAAAGGTGGAAATCCTTTTATTACAAAAGTCCCAAAAAGTAGGGCATAATgaagattttgattttgttgcaACACTTTGAACATGGTTGAGTTGGAATGTTTCATGGAAGCAGAGTATAAGCATAGGCCCAAATCAAGCCCAGAAAAATACAAACAAGGGCTCAAACCAGGCCAAAAAGcccaaaataagaaaaacaaggGCCCAAATTAGGTCTAAAGAGGGGGAGAGACCAGGGCTGTCATACCCACTGCCGGCGAGCCTGCTAGCAACAAAGTGTCGAGGCCAGAAAAAAGCAACAGCCCCATCGTGGAGTTTGCCGAAACCGTCGATTGAGGAGGGGACACGGCCAATGAGAACAACGACAACAATCAGACAACCTTGATCTGGTGTGTCGAGATCAGCATCCATCACAAGCCATCGAAGGCCAAGCAGTGGAGATGCTCCACGGAAAGCACTAGGGACTTAATCGGAGCAAAAGAGACAAAAGACAAAGGAGACTCCCCGCTGAGGAAAACATGGAAGACCACGAGGAGGCTGGGAATCTTGCATCCCGCCATTCCGACGACCAGAAACCACGAGGAAAAGTGGAGGAGGATCTCAGAGTTATTCTACcgaaaagtgaaaagaaaaaaaaaaaaaaaaggagaaaggcTTGTGGCGATCAACACAAAGGCCAGCCGCACCAGTGGCGGTGAAGGGAGCTTTCAAGGGGTGAAGCAAAAAATTATTTGgggattaaattatatattttcatcgTTGTAATAGCATTgtattaatttgtatatttataaatttttaaggattaaattaaaattttaaaatttttaattcaatgtataattttaccaatttactacttaataattttataaaatttaaagataatatctatttaatttttcatttaagggAAGCTTTGATCCTTCAATACTAGAATGCGAATGCGCTTAAGTACACTTGAACCCACGTtctatttattgttgaaattgCCATAATATCAACTAAGCTAAAgctcaataaatattaatattttattgttaagaaTTTTAGGTTCGAACccagttgattttttttattaattttaggttGAATGCTTGAAGTTGGAAGCACAATTTGTTGAGATATGAAACATAAGATCGAGGTTCAATCTTTATCTATGTGAATAGAGCATATTTCATGACCAATCATTATTTTTTCGGAGAGCACTCACAATTAGGGgcatagttaaaattttaaattaataaaagtaaaattatactttggccttttaaaattataaaaatttgatttaatcctttaaaatgataaagatataggctattaaaatggtgaaattacattttactatcgtaaaaattacaatttaatttcgacccctaaaaatattttaaagccGTCTCTGCTTGGAGCAGTAGATTAATCACTACTACTTATAGTAGATACCctaattttgggaaaaaaagtatcatggttaattttatatattcaccTTATGAGGTTTATTTGTCTATGGGCTCATAATATGTAAATCTATTACCCATGGACTTAAAACTAAAGCgattgaaattacaaaattttcgttttgttattaaaattaaatcttaaaaattaataaatcaatatatttataaaatgtatcaaagaaataaatttaaggcataatgataaatttagccctcaacatttacacctATTGCCAATTTgattcttattctttttttttagttaagtttatccattaacatttaaaaagaatcaaatcgccttttttaaaagaaatattgactaaaacattaatctTTTAACGATTTTGGTGTGGCAACTTGCATAGCAATTCATGTGTATTTCATATCGATATaacattatttgttttatatgccatatcaacaaataatttaaaatttataaaaattaaaaaatcatgaaaaatattaaaagattagaatgaAATACACCGAGTTGTCATGAGGGCTaccatgttaaaaatttaatattttagtcagtATTTTCGTAAAATAGGTTGATGGTCAAATCCAACTCTCTTAGACTgctaaatttaacttaaaaaaaaagaaagaaaaaagaataagggtcaaattgataaaagatgtaaacgttaaatactaaattttttattattttataaattatatttttagaaattttctctcaatataatttttttgaacaatctcattataggttctgattaTATCTACTCTTTTTGACACTATGCCTAGAACTATCCACAGCTGCGCTGTAGCACATTCAAACCCAaacccacatcctcctacattgacaacaatgttTAATCCCATTATACGTTTtgatcatatctgctctttttgacacaatgcctagaactacccatagtctcttcccaacccataaataggaggataatgcacttcagtGCAGTCGAACCCACATTCTCCTGCACCGGCAACAATATCCATACCAatcaagctaagactcaatcggcttCCCAATGTAAGTTAAAAAGCTGCTTTAATTGTAATTTTctacaaaagaaaaatggttaGAATGGTTcaacaaatgaataaaaataaaaacaatccaATAAGCTGGATTTACAAGAGAAAAATTTTGGTCCATTGCCCTAAAAtgctttaaaaaagaaaacagaaattgTGAATCTGaatatatatttcaaagaaaatgaacCACTCAATTCTCCCCAATTTTCTCCGAGAACTTGGAGGAAAATACCTACAATATTTTGTTTCTgccttttttggttttttttataatttggttattttccAAAACCATGGGTTCTCATGATCTTTTGTTGTTTTCCCTGGTTGCAAAACCCCCTGCTCCCAATAGGGGTCCTTCAATTTGTTGAAGGCTACCCACCCCACCCTACCCCTTCATGTCCCCGGCAGGTTcgattttattctcttcaattAGGAATTtcattgatttgatttgatttaatttaatttgattcatcGATATATCTATATAAGCTAGTTTGGATGCgattatagtttttatttttctcgacGTACCGAACTCGCGTTTCCCTACTCTTTCGCTAAAGGTATAATAAGATGAATTGCTTCCCATGTTTCTCGTCGCAAAAAAGTAAGAAGGAAGGTAGTAGCAGAAGGGAGCATGTCGACGTTAACATCGACCAGCCCCCTCAACCAACTGTAACTGGTATGCCctcttttttattaataaaagatcgAGGTATAAAAAAGAATGTTGGATGTTACTTTTTAAAGGTGTTGGCATGAATATTGATTTGAACGAAAAGAAGCTAAAAGAAAAACCTAATCTAAAGCTAGTAaggcaaataaaaaaaattgaatattaaagaaaatttgtgtTGGATGttgagataaaattttaaaaaatttgaagggttaaaatgatttaaactaagccgattgagttttagctcgattgACATTGACATTATTACTAGTATAGGAGGACATGAGTTTGAGTgcatattataaaaatctacaatgaaattaatattaaaaaatgatttagattaaattatttacttttaaaaaaggattaaattgaattattgaattttaataggGAGTAAAAATAGAATTCTACCATTTAACTAATGAAGCCAAAGCACTTGCTACGCCTTGTTCCTGGACATAGTCATCCCCGCAGGGGAGGTGACGGGGTAGGTAGAGGGCTTAATCttggaaaatttatgaaaatttataaaattataggttaatatatgataaaattgtatttaaacctcaaaatgaataaaatacgatttaatcttcataaaaaccgtaaaattataaactaattcAATGATTCATACAGCTGATACAGAAAATAAGGAGACACCTAGTACCCCAGCTGAGTATGACAACAATAGCTCCATTAAAGCATTCAACTTCCGTGAGCTAGCCTCTGCCACCAAGAATTTCCGGCAAGAATGTCTATTGGGTGAAGGCGGTCTCGGCAAAGTTTACAAGGGAACTATTCAGGCTACCGGCCAGGTCCTCtctttatgtgtttattttatcatatcatatcatatcatgttCGAATATGTATCAGATACATGCACACGTAAAACACCGCCTCGTTTACtaagatctttttttttttttaattgattggaAATTTTGGACATATAGGAGGTTGCTGTGAAACAACTTGATAGGAATGCAATGGAAGGGAGCAATGAGTTCTTTGTTGAAGTTGGGCAACTCAGTCTCTTACAGCATCCAAATCTGGTTAGTGTCGTTGGGTATTGTGCTGATGGAGACCAAAGGCTTTTGGTTTATGAATACATGTCAGGGGGTTCAGTACAAGAACATCTTCATGGTATGTGCATATTGAACTTTTGGGGTTCCTCTTCCATTTTCATGCTAAAACATTTTCGGGTTAATTGCACTAAATATTCATCGAATTATCATCTAGATTTTCATTTGATCCTAAGTTTTAAAATGTTCCGAGTAAGTGATCCAAGTATTGTTATGGTATAAACGATATCCTTTTATAAACTTAGTTGACAATTTAGATGTCAAATACTAGTTCGGATTGAATGTagaatgtttttgaaaatatttggatAAAGTTATAAACTAGATAAGGGTACAGTAGAATTTAACtccacatattttaaatatattgcaTGTCAAATTTGAGCAGAAATTAAGTTACGAATTAAATCGTTGAGataaaattatagaattttcatttaattaaaggttaaaataacttaaatagatggtttgaatatttttagacaggattaaaagaaatttcCCCTTTAGCCAAGAGGGGCAAAGGCCCTAATTGCCCCCAACTATGCCCTTGGATTTTAGTGGATATTTAAGGATGAATTTAATGTATAGATTATATAATATAGATGTTTTTAAGgaggaattattatttttttatctttttgttgtaATTAACATTTGTGTAAGTGGAACTAAAATGTAGATATTAAACCTGGAGGGCAGCCATTAGATTGGGTAACCCGAATGAAAATAGCATATGGAGCAGCACAAGGTCTACAATATTTGCATGAAAAGGCTAAACCTCCTATAATATACCGTGACCTCAAGTCCTCTAAAGTTTTGTTGGATGATAACTTCAACCCTAAACTCTCCAACGTTGGGCTGGACAAGCTTGGGTCTTCGGCCGATAGTAAGATGCCGATGCAATCGAGGATGATGGATAACCATGGATACAATGCTCCAGAATACACGAAAACGGGTACCGCCACGTTAATGACCGATGTCTATAGTTTCGGAGTTATTCTTCTTGAGCTTATCAGTGGAAGAAAACCTATTGACCCTTCCATGCCTGAGGACCAGCAAGACTTAGTTGCTTGGGTAAGTACCTAGCTAAGGATTTGcttgtttatttttgaatttggcACGTTGAGTTGCAggttaatttgggttttaaaaatttcagatgTTGAAATTAGCTTTAGTTCgagttcatttcaatttcaagtgGTTTAGGGTTCGACTTATTTTGGCTCTAATCATTTCAGGTTTTGTTATTTGAGTTTATCACCTGGGTTGATGTTGTCTTAGATTACTAGTGCATATATCATTTAGGGTTTGggtaaattcaaaaaatttcaggttttgtttattttaggtttgagTTCTTTTGAAATTTAGCTATTTAAGTTTGCTGGTTAGGTTATTTTAGATtacttatataaataattttggattttgaacGATCATTTTGGATTGAGATTCTTttgaatttaagtaattttaaattcGAT
This genomic window contains:
- the LOC105761540 gene encoding probable serine/threonine-protein kinase PBL7 — its product is MNCFPCFSSQKSKKEGSSRREHVDVNIDQPPQPTVTADTENKETPSTPAEYDNNSSIKAFNFRELASATKNFRQECLLGEGGLGKVYKGTIQATGQEVAVKQLDRNAMEGSNEFFVEVGQLSLLQHPNLVSVVGYCADGDQRLLVYEYMSGGSVQEHLHDIKPGGQPLDWVTRMKIAYGAAQGLQYLHEKAKPPIIYRDLKSSKVLLDDNFNPKLSNVGLDKLGSSADSKMPMQSRMMDNHGYNAPEYTKTGTATLMTDVYSFGVILLELISGRKPIDPSMPEDQQDLVAWAQPIFKEPKHFSQMADPLLEKRFPERGLNQAVAIAAMCVQEEAAARPLISDLASVLSFLSIATEENNIPATLPASISSKLNCISTKLNFLDGADAAGKTKAADSNVTPTIAEERSEDEEDGGSSARSSSADRGLTQQKSRNGDRTLSQKSSGRSLFSIDNDSRKSHSLSRKESSKASSDEDNEYESDDGKSAASSSQRSGSGVSEGSSGDESGQKGSSLGHKSSKKLTSMSRKSSKMKESGSSRHRSSSSKKTSMKKNRQKSKKHSDDEGDD